The following proteins come from a genomic window of Aquimarina sp. MAR_2010_214:
- a CDS encoding serine hydrolase produces MNTNSLTSRLDSLFEIEHDKNRFDGTAVIGTKDAIVYKKAIGISNRIWNIPMQIDHRFDICSINKSFIAALILMAVEEGKLSLDDHLTDYINTYSYQGKFNQDITIHNLLNHTAGLPDYDQVHPNLSKNQHQIFKRKHFDNNEYIDFISRIPAISNPNQQFYYSNFAYHLLVIILEDLYQLSFSDLLEQKITKPLQLEHTFSTSNNRIVFENIVEGYTYNKTTKNWMRNQFIDLTLGRRIFSSAEDLYHWGKEMSSPVLFNNKQIELMQTNHVSEINQEISYGYGWVVFDGKRQYRIGDIGVNKKYIIHGGATEGYKSMLINIESGEYIISFLANTGDQTNELDLAKKIAVILYTTENEN; encoded by the coding sequence TTGAACACTAATTCTCTAACAAGTAGGTTAGATAGTTTATTTGAAATTGAACACGATAAAAATCGGTTTGATGGTACTGCTGTAATAGGTACTAAGGATGCTATAGTCTATAAAAAAGCAATAGGCATATCCAATAGAATCTGGAATATCCCGATGCAAATAGATCATCGTTTTGACATCTGCTCTATCAATAAATCGTTTATTGCTGCACTAATTCTTATGGCTGTAGAAGAAGGTAAATTGTCTCTTGATGATCATCTCACAGATTATATTAATACATATTCATACCAAGGGAAGTTTAATCAAGATATTACAATTCATAATTTACTGAATCACACTGCTGGTTTGCCTGATTATGATCAGGTACATCCAAATCTTTCAAAAAATCAACACCAAATATTTAAGCGTAAACACTTTGATAATAACGAATATATTGATTTCATTAGTAGAATCCCGGCTATAAGTAATCCAAACCAACAATTTTATTACAGTAATTTTGCTTATCACTTACTTGTTATCATTCTCGAAGACCTTTATCAACTATCTTTTTCTGATCTTCTGGAACAAAAAATTACTAAACCTCTTCAACTAGAACATACATTCAGCACTTCTAACAATCGTATTGTTTTTGAAAATATAGTAGAAGGGTATACTTATAATAAAACAACTAAAAACTGGATGCGAAACCAGTTTATTGACCTAACCCTTGGCAGAAGAATATTTTCTTCGGCTGAAGATCTTTATCATTGGGGAAAAGAAATGAGTTCTCCAGTTCTTTTTAATAATAAACAGATAGAACTTATGCAAACCAATCATGTATCAGAGATTAATCAAGAAATCTCATACGGTTATGGTTGGGTGGTATTTGACGGAAAAAGGCAATATCGCATAGGTGATATTGGTGTCAATAAAAAATACATTATACATGGGGGCGCGACTGAAGGATATAAATCCATGCTCATAAATATTGAAAGTGGTGAGTATATCATCTCTTTTCTTGCCAATACAGGTGATCAGACAAATGAACTTGATCTTGCTAAAAAAATTGCAGTAATACTATATACTACAGAAAATGAAAACTAG
- a CDS encoding LytTR family DNA-binding domain-containing protein has translation MQIKLSSNIKKNSYKWIITILSGFFIFLVLFVYRAYHIDKIPSLTGHSVFFRSLSHAIITSISFYLIEFYLGPRLAIDKKIKPFVTALIATLIGLNLSFFTFNYFYEWTELYWTSYWPFLYEYPLIIAFPVTLSILINHFLSHFNNSPSSLIVIISNNQKQRFQISIENLLYIKSADNYIEIFYLSAQQVDMLLMRKNLKDIEDEFGSNQSLMRCHRSYIINSDNIDHVNRLNNKVEVYIAGEVIPVSKKYAGLLEDKFPQLFTTY, from the coding sequence ATGCAAATAAAACTATCTTCAAATATCAAAAAGAATAGCTACAAATGGATAATCACAATCTTGTCAGGTTTTTTTATTTTTCTGGTACTGTTTGTTTATAGAGCTTACCATATAGATAAAATACCCAGTTTAACAGGGCATAGTGTGTTTTTTAGGTCATTATCACACGCAATCATAACTTCTATTTCATTTTATTTAATTGAGTTTTATCTAGGTCCACGATTGGCTATTGATAAAAAGATTAAGCCTTTTGTAACTGCATTAATTGCTACACTTATTGGACTTAACCTTTCATTTTTTACATTTAATTATTTTTATGAGTGGACTGAATTATACTGGACCAGTTATTGGCCTTTTCTTTATGAGTATCCTCTTATTATAGCATTTCCGGTTACTTTAAGTATTTTAATTAATCACTTTTTAAGTCATTTTAACAATTCGCCTAGTTCATTAATCGTGATTATATCTAATAACCAAAAGCAACGGTTTCAAATTAGTATTGAAAATTTACTTTACATTAAGTCTGCAGACAATTACATTGAAATATTTTATCTTTCGGCTCAACAGGTTGATATGCTCCTCATGCGTAAAAATTTAAAAGATATTGAGGATGAGTTTGGTTCAAACCAATCTTTGATGAGGTGTCATCGGAGTTATATTATCAACTCTGATAACATTGATCATGTAAATAGGCTAAACAATAAGGTTGAAGTGTATATCGCAGGTGAAGTTATTCCTGTATCTAAAAAATACGCTGGATTACTTGAAGATAAGTTTCCTCAATTGTTCACCACATATTAA
- the ppsA gene encoding phosphoenolpyruvate synthase, which produces MDAFIKKFEEITIKDISLVGGKNASLGEMYNQLSPRGVRVPNGFATTSYAFWLFLKENDLDESLKNLLKKLDRKDFSNLNEIGLVARKLILEGIFSDAFSGAIMSSYKDLCEDNIAVAVRSSATAEDLPEASFAGQHDTFLNIKGEKALLKEIKQCFASLYTDRAIKYREDKGFLHHEIALSVGVQKMVRSDMGCSGVGFTIEPESGFKDIIHLSGVWGLGENIVQGTINPDEFYVFKPTLQQGKNAIVQKKLGDKEKTMVYSESNRHSSTMNIDTKVSKQQQFVLSDNEIITLAQWALVIEEHYKKPMDIEWAKDGITNELFITQARPETVHHSKKTTVLIEYKLEEKSEVLTVGNAIGSKITTGIARILKSPKESNKLQEGDIIITDVTSPDWDPLLKKAGAIVTNRGGRTSHAAIVARELGVPAVVGTNSATQGIKEGQAITVSCAEGKTGYVYKGALSYKEEEIDFSKIQLPDTEAKLILSDPEKAFQYSFYPNDGIGLLRMEFIITHMIKVHPMALVKFSQIKNVDVKKNIESLTKNYSTKEDYFIDQLSQGIATMAAAFYPKEVIVRMSDFKTNEYANLIGGKQFEPKEENPMLGFRGASRYYNDRYREGFQLECKAIRRIREEMGLTNVKVMIPFCRTIEEGKKVIHIMEEYGLKQGDNGLEVYVMSEIPSNVILAEEFAEIFDGFSIGSNDLTQLTLGVDRDSELMASIFDERDPATKKMIAMAIEKANNSGKKIGLCGQAPSDFSEYASFLVKAGIDSISFNPDALLKGIENINKAESYIAAISD; this is translated from the coding sequence ATGGATGCATTCATCAAAAAATTTGAAGAAATTACGATCAAAGATATATCCTTGGTTGGTGGTAAAAACGCTTCATTAGGAGAAATGTATAACCAACTGTCACCTAGAGGAGTTAGGGTTCCTAATGGGTTTGCTACTACATCTTATGCTTTCTGGTTGTTTCTGAAAGAAAACGACCTGGATGAATCGTTAAAAAATCTTTTAAAAAAATTAGATAGAAAGGATTTTTCTAACCTCAATGAGATTGGTTTGGTTGCTCGAAAGTTAATTCTGGAAGGAATTTTTTCCGACGCTTTTTCAGGGGCAATAATGAGCTCTTATAAGGATTTATGTGAAGATAATATTGCAGTTGCAGTACGTAGTAGTGCTACTGCAGAAGACTTACCCGAAGCTAGTTTTGCTGGTCAGCATGATACTTTCTTGAATATAAAAGGAGAGAAGGCATTATTAAAAGAAATTAAACAATGTTTTGCATCTCTGTATACCGATCGAGCGATTAAGTATAGAGAAGACAAAGGCTTTTTGCATCACGAAATAGCTCTATCTGTTGGGGTGCAGAAAATGGTGCGTTCTGATATGGGGTGCTCTGGAGTAGGATTTACTATAGAACCTGAATCTGGTTTTAAGGATATCATTCATCTTTCAGGGGTTTGGGGACTTGGCGAAAATATTGTTCAGGGAACTATTAATCCCGATGAGTTTTATGTTTTTAAGCCTACACTACAGCAAGGTAAAAATGCAATTGTACAAAAGAAACTAGGCGATAAAGAAAAAACGATGGTATACTCAGAGTCGAACCGACATTCTTCGACCATGAATATAGATACCAAGGTCTCTAAACAGCAACAATTTGTATTATCCGATAACGAAATAATTACTTTGGCTCAATGGGCACTGGTTATAGAAGAACACTATAAAAAACCGATGGATATAGAATGGGCCAAAGATGGTATTACTAATGAATTGTTTATTACTCAAGCAAGACCTGAAACTGTACACCATTCAAAAAAAACTACAGTTCTAATAGAATATAAACTGGAGGAAAAAAGTGAGGTGCTTACTGTTGGTAATGCTATAGGATCTAAAATCACCACAGGGATTGCGAGAATATTAAAATCCCCAAAAGAGTCAAATAAGCTACAAGAAGGAGATATTATTATAACAGATGTAACAAGTCCAGATTGGGATCCATTATTAAAAAAAGCAGGAGCTATTGTTACCAATCGGGGAGGTAGAACAAGCCATGCAGCTATAGTAGCCAGAGAACTAGGTGTTCCTGCTGTTGTGGGAACCAATAGTGCCACACAAGGTATAAAAGAAGGACAAGCAATTACGGTTTCATGTGCCGAAGGTAAAACAGGATATGTTTACAAAGGAGCACTTTCCTATAAAGAAGAGGAAATAGATTTTAGTAAAATACAACTTCCTGATACCGAGGCAAAGTTAATTTTATCAGATCCAGAAAAGGCATTTCAATATTCGTTTTACCCTAATGATGGTATAGGCTTATTACGTATGGAATTTATTATTACCCATATGATTAAGGTACACCCTATGGCTTTAGTAAAGTTTAGCCAGATAAAAAATGTTGATGTTAAAAAAAATATTGAGAGTCTTACTAAAAATTACAGTACTAAAGAAGACTATTTTATAGATCAGCTTTCACAAGGAATTGCAACTATGGCAGCAGCATTTTATCCAAAGGAGGTTATTGTGCGTATGAGTGATTTTAAAACTAATGAGTATGCGAATCTTATAGGAGGAAAACAATTTGAACCTAAAGAGGAAAACCCAATGTTAGGTTTTAGAGGCGCATCAAGATACTATAATGATAGGTATAGAGAAGGATTTCAACTAGAATGTAAAGCTATCAGGAGGATAAGAGAAGAAATGGGATTAACTAATGTGAAAGTAATGATCCCTTTTTGTAGAACTATTGAAGAAGGGAAAAAGGTGATCCATATTATGGAAGAGTATGGTTTAAAACAAGGAGATAACGGTTTGGAAGTATATGTAATGTCTGAAATACCCAGCAATGTAATACTGGCTGAAGAATTTGCCGAAATATTTGATGGATTTTCTATTGGTTCTAATGACCTCACCCAATTAACATTGGGAGTTGATCGAGATTCAGAATTGATGGCATCGATTTTTGATGAACGAGATCCAGCAACCAAAAAAATGATTGCTATGGCTATAGAAAAAGCTAATAATTCAGGCAAGAAGATTGGTTTGTGTGGTCAGGCACCAAGTGACTTTTCAGAATATGCATCCTTTTTAGTAAAAGCAGGTATAGATAGTATATCTTTTAATCCGGATGCTTTGCTTAAAGGAATAGAAAACATTAATAAAGCAGAGTCGTATATAGCTGCTATTTCTGATTAA
- a CDS encoding DUF302 domain-containing protein, giving the protein MSYYITTILKNVSFDEAIEKVIHELKNEGFGVLTEIDMKATLKKKLNVDFYNYKILGACNAPFAYKALQAEDKIGTMLPCNVIVQEKQKGMIEVSGVDPATSMIAVENKDLIKTAGEVREKLIRVIDNLK; this is encoded by the coding sequence ATGAGCTATTATATCACCACTATACTAAAGAATGTCTCATTTGATGAAGCTATAGAAAAAGTGATTCATGAATTGAAGAATGAAGGTTTCGGGGTATTAACAGAAATAGATATGAAAGCTACTTTAAAGAAGAAGTTGAATGTAGATTTCTATAATTATAAAATCTTAGGAGCTTGTAATGCTCCTTTTGCCTATAAAGCATTGCAGGCAGAAGACAAAATAGGAACCATGCTTCCTTGTAATGTGATCGTTCAGGAAAAACAAAAGGGAATGATAGAAGTATCTGGTGTAGATCCTGCCACTTCTATGATAGCAGTAGAGAATAAAGACCTTATAAAAACAGCTGGAGAGGTTAGAGAAAAGTTGATAAGAGTTATAGACAATCTAAAATAA
- a CDS encoding DUF4332 domain-containing protein: MSEQYLNVLRRMVNGYLRKPNKTKDFPETSADIVLKLEKKGIKHTRHLFDKIVTIDARTLFSKHIGINDEEILRLTKLTDLSRIRWVNHTFAYVLYEAGYDTVGKVAKADPDQLYKRITELNAERKFYPAHIGLNDMKMLVECAKMLPLDIEY; the protein is encoded by the coding sequence TTGTCAGAACAGTATCTAAATGTACTACGAAGAATGGTCAATGGGTATCTTCGAAAACCTAATAAGACTAAAGATTTTCCTGAAACCTCGGCAGATATTGTATTAAAATTAGAAAAAAAAGGGATTAAACATACTCGTCATTTATTTGATAAAATTGTAACTATAGATGCCAGAACTTTATTTTCTAAACATATAGGTATAAATGATGAAGAAATTCTGAGGTTAACCAAATTAACTGATTTATCCAGAATTCGATGGGTGAATCATACTTTTGCTTATGTTCTGTATGAAGCAGGTTATGACACAGTCGGAAAAGTGGCAAAAGCCGATCCCGATCAATTATATAAAAGGATAACAGAACTGAATGCCGAAAGAAAATTTTACCCGGCTCATATCGGTTTAAACGACATGAAAATGCTTGTAGAATGTGCAAAAATGCTACCTCTTGATATTGAATATTAA
- a CDS encoding AarF/ABC1/UbiB kinase family protein has product MTSLEKMIGLKFPNKKELKRFNALFGILAKYGFEDIVANSHIQKIIPNTYLKKHPETNQILSFNRFERIRMVLEELGPTYVKLGQIFSNREDLLPSELIKELEKLQDQVPVIENFDVTATIEEELGIVISDYFANIDSEPLAAASIAQVHKAKLRNGKVVILKIQRPDIEETIEADIRIMKQLAKSLHKHSKQVKAFQPMRIVAAFEQSIREELQFTREINNIKRFTKNFEGNTEIYIPKVYEELSNNHIICMEFIDGIKVSEIETLTIQNINSREVAKTGVDLYLKQILEHGFFHADPHPGNILVMPDTGKICFIDFGMMGTIMPNDKDLLEELLLYFMNKNVKKIIIVLEKISIKTSISDYKKLEYELYELIEGIINTAIDDIRMDTVLSRFKNILYKNEIILPHYSYMLMRALVIIEGVGLKLDPKFNITDNLSRYISAFTFNRYHPKRILKKNLARFRDISELIDNFPEDMNTILRKIKEGKLMMVHEHKGIDQFQKNIKKATNRLVFAVIIAALSIGSSLLIIADMPPKLGGVPILGAIGFVLSAIFGFIILVSIIRDREL; this is encoded by the coding sequence ATGACTTCTTTAGAAAAGATGATAGGTTTAAAATTTCCAAACAAAAAAGAATTAAAACGATTCAATGCACTTTTTGGCATATTGGCAAAGTATGGATTTGAGGATATTGTAGCTAATAGCCATATTCAAAAAATAATTCCAAATACTTATCTTAAAAAACATCCTGAAACCAATCAAATACTATCATTTAATCGTTTTGAGCGCATTAGAATGGTATTAGAAGAGTTAGGGCCTACTTATGTAAAGTTAGGGCAAATTTTTAGTAATAGAGAAGATTTATTGCCATCTGAATTGATTAAAGAATTAGAAAAACTGCAAGATCAAGTACCGGTAATAGAAAATTTTGATGTTACAGCCACTATAGAAGAAGAGTTAGGGATTGTGATAAGTGATTATTTTGCTAATATTGATTCAGAGCCTTTGGCTGCAGCCTCAATCGCTCAAGTACACAAAGCAAAATTACGTAATGGTAAAGTAGTAATTCTTAAAATTCAACGTCCAGATATTGAGGAAACTATTGAAGCAGATATTCGAATAATGAAACAGCTAGCTAAAAGTTTACATAAGCATAGTAAACAAGTTAAAGCCTTTCAGCCTATGCGTATTGTTGCTGCTTTTGAACAAAGTATTAGAGAAGAACTTCAATTTACAAGGGAAATAAATAACATTAAACGATTTACAAAGAACTTTGAAGGAAATACCGAAATATATATACCAAAAGTATATGAAGAATTATCAAATAACCATATCATTTGTATGGAATTTATTGATGGGATTAAAGTTTCTGAAATAGAAACATTAACCATACAAAACATCAATTCAAGAGAAGTAGCAAAAACAGGTGTAGATCTATATTTAAAACAAATATTAGAGCACGGTTTTTTTCATGCAGACCCGCATCCGGGAAACATATTAGTAATGCCAGATACTGGTAAAATCTGTTTTATAGATTTTGGTATGATGGGTACAATTATGCCTAATGACAAAGATCTTCTAGAGGAATTACTGCTCTATTTTATGAATAAGAATGTAAAAAAAATTATTATAGTTTTAGAAAAAATTAGCATAAAAACTTCGATATCAGATTATAAAAAACTTGAATATGAGTTGTATGAGCTAATTGAAGGGATTATTAATACTGCTATTGATGATATTAGAATGGATACTGTTTTGAGTAGATTTAAAAACATCTTATATAAAAATGAAATTATTTTACCACATTATTCATATATGTTAATGAGAGCCCTTGTTATTATTGAAGGCGTAGGTCTAAAATTAGATCCCAAATTTAATATTACCGATAACCTCTCACGATATATCAGTGCATTTACTTTTAATAGATATCACCCTAAGCGAATTTTAAAGAAAAATTTGGCAAGATTTCGAGATATCAGTGAACTGATAGATAACTTTCCCGAAGATATGAATACGATTCTGAGAAAGATAAAAGAAGGAAAGTTGATGATGGTTCATGAACATAAAGGAATTGATCAATTTCAAAAAAATATAAAAAAGGCAACCAATCGATTGGTGTTTGCTGTGATTATTGCTGCGTTGTCTATAGGATCTTCACTTTTGATTATTGCAGATATGCCTCCCAAACTAGGAGGCGTACCGATTTTGGGAGCTATTGGTTTTGTTTTGTCTGCAATTTTTGGATTCATTATTTTGGTTTCTATAATTAGAGATAGAGAATTATAA
- a CDS encoding MgtC/SapB family protein, with product MEDIIIQTENFQLTQSDFLIRMLIASGIGFVLGLEREFSQYSEKGEIFAGIRTFSLVALLGFLSALLSFIFGNWIFAAGFISVVLMVAISYWISGHKGQIGGTTEFATIFTFLLGGLTLMGYINFSLALTVVVVVLLSLKIKLKSIIGQVTQDELYAFVRFVIIALLILPFLPNKNYGPFEVINPREIGWVVVLTSGIGFVGYGLIKFLGAKRGILLTGILGGMVSSTIVTWTFSKKSKETPILSSNCAVAIFAAATTMIIRVFIWVFIFNRAMLIELGFPLFIIFISALGTTLFFYKKQKKKEQLNDNLHLGDPLDLKNAIFFGVIYAGILILVSYANSEYGAKGIYVSSAISALTDIDAITISVTKLAGETIDFLAAQNTILIATLANTIVKIGIALWAGSKILKKYILIGYGLIFLAGVVSFLLLNI from the coding sequence ATGGAAGATATAATCATACAAACAGAAAACTTTCAGTTAACCCAATCGGATTTTCTTATCAGAATGTTAATTGCTTCGGGTATTGGTTTTGTTTTGGGATTGGAAAGAGAATTCTCCCAATACTCAGAAAAAGGAGAGATTTTTGCAGGAATACGAACTTTTAGTCTTGTGGCATTATTAGGCTTTCTTTCGGCCTTGTTAAGTTTTATTTTTGGTAATTGGATTTTTGCAGCAGGCTTTATTAGTGTTGTCTTGATGGTAGCAATTTCATATTGGATTAGTGGGCATAAAGGACAAATCGGAGGTACAACAGAATTTGCAACAATCTTTACTTTTCTACTAGGAGGGTTAACATTAATGGGATATATCAATTTTAGTTTAGCACTCACTGTAGTGGTAGTGGTATTACTTTCTCTTAAGATTAAGCTTAAAAGTATTATTGGTCAGGTAACTCAGGATGAACTTTATGCTTTTGTTCGTTTTGTAATTATCGCTCTATTAATTTTGCCTTTTTTACCAAATAAAAATTATGGTCCATTTGAGGTAATTAATCCAAGAGAAATAGGTTGGGTAGTTGTATTAACTTCAGGTATCGGGTTTGTTGGATATGGATTAATAAAATTTTTAGGCGCTAAAAGAGGAATACTATTGACTGGTATTTTAGGGGGGATGGTATCTAGTACCATAGTAACCTGGACATTTTCTAAAAAAAGTAAAGAAACACCCATACTCTCTAGTAATTGTGCTGTAGCAATTTTTGCAGCTGCAACAACTATGATTATTAGAGTTTTTATTTGGGTTTTTATTTTTAACCGGGCTATGCTTATAGAGTTGGGCTTTCCTCTCTTTATCATTTTTATTTCAGCATTAGGGACAACTCTTTTCTTTTACAAAAAACAGAAAAAGAAAGAGCAGCTTAATGATAATTTACATTTGGGAGATCCTCTTGACCTAAAAAATGCAATATTTTTTGGTGTTATCTATGCAGGTATTTTAATTCTAGTAAGCTATGCTAATAGTGAATATGGAGCTAAAGGGATTTATGTGTCAAGTGCTATTAGTGCATTAACAGATATTGATGCAATCACGATTTCTGTAACCAAATTAGCAGGAGAAACTATTGATTTTTTAGCTGCTCAGAATACAATTTTGATAGCCACATTAGCTAATACTATAGTAAAAATAGGAATTGCATTATGGGCAGGAAGCAAAATCCTGAAAAAATATATACTTATTGGTTATGGTCTTATATTTTTAGCAGGGGTTGTAAGTTTCTTGCTATTAAATATCTAA